In Anaerolineae bacterium, a single window of DNA contains:
- the atpG gene encoding ATP synthase F1 subunit gamma, with product MPNVREIRKRIKSVRNIGQVTRALEAVSASRARKAQQQAMASRAYAQKAWEVLVNVASQGGAGRALHPLLEVRANPTRICMLLISGDRGLAGAYNTNIVRVATTFARNLCQENCSVQWVTVGRKGRDALLRMGQPVVAQFSHLPAELTIAEVIPIARTVIDEFLTGRADQVFIAFTDFKNTLSQEPVVVNLLPLRPFQTDNPVLNTYIKREPTVTTEGREYIYEPSAQEILDEVLPRFTQLQIYQAILESQASEHSARMIAMRNASENAEALAADLQLSFNKARQLAITSEILDIVGGVEALREQAEAVVRDMQEAYSKTAAAAR from the coding sequence ATGCCAAACGTACGCGAGATCCGCAAACGTATCAAGAGCGTCAGGAATATCGGGCAGGTCACGCGAGCGCTGGAAGCCGTTTCGGCCTCCCGCGCCCGCAAAGCCCAGCAACAGGCCATGGCCAGCCGCGCTTATGCTCAGAAAGCCTGGGAGGTGCTGGTCAACGTGGCTTCCCAGGGAGGCGCGGGACGGGCATTGCATCCCCTGCTGGAAGTGCGGGCTAACCCCACCCGGATTTGTATGTTGCTGATTTCCGGCGATCGCGGCCTGGCTGGAGCCTACAATACCAACATCGTCCGTGTAGCAACGACCTTTGCCCGCAACCTGTGCCAGGAGAATTGCTCGGTCCAGTGGGTCACGGTCGGGCGCAAGGGTCGTGATGCCCTGCTCCGCATGGGTCAGCCGGTCGTCGCCCAGTTCAGCCACCTGCCAGCGGAACTGACCATCGCCGAGGTGATCCCCATTGCCAGAACAGTCATTGACGAATTTCTGACTGGGCGCGCTGACCAGGTGTTCATTGCTTTCACCGACTTCAAGAACACTCTTAGCCAGGAGCCGGTGGTGGTCAACCTGCTACCGTTGCGCCCATTCCAGACGGACAACCCCGTGCTCAACACGTACATCAAGCGCGAACCAACCGTGACTACAGAGGGACGCGAGTATATTTACGAACCGTCGGCGCAGGAAATCCTGGATGAAGTACTGCCGCGGTTTACCCAGCTCCAGATTTACCAGGCTATCCTGGAAAGCCAGGCCAGCGAGCATTCCGCCCGTATGATTGCCATGCGCAACGCTTCGGAGAATGCCGAAGCACTGGCTGCTGACCTGCAATTGAGCTTCAACAAAGCGCGCCAGCTGGCCATTACCAGCGAAATCCTGGATATTGTCGGCGGTGTGGAAGCTCTCCGCGAACAGGCGGAAGCCGTGGTGCGCGATATGCAGGAAGCCTATTCGAAAACGGCTGCGGCGGCCCGCTAG
- the atpD gene encoding F0F1 ATP synthase subunit beta, whose protein sequence is MSEVQGVVTQVLGAVVDVAFPPDKLPRIFDAIRVPRDGAEDLILEVQQHLGGDQVRTVAMDATDGLARGQAAYATGLPIQVPVGEAVLGRIFNVLGRPIDGKPAPVDAPRSPIHRSAPSFEEQSTAIEMFETGIKVIDLIAPFRKGGKAGIFGGAGTGKTVIIMELIRSIATEHSGFSVFAGVGERTREGTQLYHEMIESGVINQTAMVFGQMNEPPGVRLRVALSGLTMAEHFRDEGRDVLLFIDNIFRFSLSGSEVSALLGRMPSAVGYQPTLAQEMGDLQERITSTTRGSITSLQAVYVPADDYSDPAPVAVFTHLDGSIALERSIVEKGIYPAVDPLASTSRILDPLIVGEEHYNTAREVQRVLQRYKDLQDIIAILGIDELSDEDKQLVARARRVELFLSQPFFVATQFTGREGRYVPIHETIKGFRMILDGELDHIPEEMFRMAGPIQDVLDRYEQAQKSG, encoded by the coding sequence ATGAGCGAAGTGCAGGGTGTGGTAACACAGGTGCTGGGCGCAGTGGTGGACGTGGCGTTCCCGCCGGACAAGCTGCCCAGGATTTTCGATGCGATCCGTGTGCCGCGGGACGGGGCGGAAGACCTTATCCTGGAAGTGCAACAGCATCTCGGCGGCGACCAGGTGCGTACCGTAGCCATGGACGCCACTGATGGCCTGGCCCGTGGCCAGGCGGCCTATGCCACTGGCCTGCCAATCCAGGTGCCAGTCGGCGAAGCCGTCCTGGGCCGCATCTTCAATGTGCTGGGGCGACCGATCGACGGCAAACCCGCGCCGGTGGATGCGCCGCGCAGCCCGATTCATCGATCTGCCCCATCGTTCGAGGAGCAGTCGACCGCCATTGAGATGTTTGAAACCGGCATCAAGGTCATCGACCTGATCGCGCCATTCCGCAAGGGTGGCAAGGCCGGCATCTTTGGCGGGGCCGGTACGGGCAAGACGGTCATCATCATGGAGTTGATCCGTTCCATCGCTACCGAGCACAGCGGCTTTTCCGTCTTTGCCGGCGTCGGGGAGCGCACCCGCGAAGGCACCCAGCTCTACCACGAGATGATCGAAAGCGGCGTCATTAACCAGACAGCGATGGTCTTCGGCCAGATGAACGAGCCGCCGGGCGTCCGCCTGCGCGTTGCACTCTCCGGCCTGACCATGGCCGAACACTTTCGGGACGAAGGACGCGATGTGCTGCTCTTCATCGACAATATCTTCCGCTTCAGCCTGAGCGGATCGGAAGTCTCGGCGTTACTGGGCCGGATGCCCTCCGCGGTCGGGTACCAGCCAACTCTGGCGCAAGAGATGGGCGATCTGCAGGAACGCATCACCAGCACCACGCGCGGTTCGATCACCTCGCTACAGGCGGTCTATGTTCCCGCGGATGACTACTCCGATCCAGCGCCGGTGGCAGTGTTCACCCATCTCGATGGTTCGATTGCCCTGGAACGCTCGATTGTGGAAAAAGGCATCTATCCGGCGGTGGATCCGCTGGCCAGCACCAGCCGCATTCTCGACCCACTGATTGTCGGCGAGGAGCACTACAACACCGCTCGCGAGGTGCAGCGTGTTCTGCAGCGGTACAAAGACCTGCAGGATATCATCGCCATCCTGGGCATCGACGAGTTATCCGACGAAGACAAGCAACTGGTGGCCCGCGCCCGCCGCGTGGAGCTGTTCCTGAGCCAGCCATTCTTTGTGGCCACTCAGTTCACCGGGCGGGAGGGACGTTACGTACCGATCCACGAGACCATCAAAGGCTTCCGTATGATCCTGGATGGCGAGCTGGATCACATCCCTGAGGAGATGTTCCGCATGGCCGGGCCGATCCAGGATGTCCTGGATCGCTACGAGCAGGCGCAAAAATCAGGATAA
- a CDS encoding redox-sensing transcriptional repressor Rex, which yields MTPEIPDIVIGRLPIYLRELTLLREEGYEVTSSHELGQRLGISSAQIRKDLSWFGPFGKQGTGYAIAYLQEQLKKILHLDREWQVALVGAGDLGRALARYGGFAHRGFRITRIFDNDPAKIGSYVGNIKVLSIRVMKEEIERIGIQVAMVAVPASAAQQVTDALVAAGVRAILNYAPIVLAVPEGVHVQHIDPAAHLQHMTYYLG from the coding sequence ATGACGCCCGAAATTCCTGACATCGTCATTGGTCGTTTGCCCATCTACCTTCGGGAGTTGACTTTGCTGCGAGAGGAAGGCTACGAAGTCACTTCTTCTCACGAGCTTGGCCAGCGTCTGGGTATCAGTTCGGCCCAGATTCGCAAGGACCTTTCCTGGTTTGGCCCCTTTGGCAAACAGGGGACCGGCTACGCGATTGCCTATTTGCAGGAGCAACTCAAGAAGATTCTGCACCTGGATCGGGAATGGCAGGTGGCGTTGGTCGGGGCGGGGGACCTTGGCCGGGCGCTGGCGCGCTATGGTGGCTTTGCACACCGTGGCTTTCGCATCACCCGCATCTTTGACAACGACCCGGCCAAGATCGGCAGCTACGTGGGCAATATCAAGGTGCTCAGCATCCGGGTTATGAAAGAAGAGATTGAGCGCATCGGCATCCAAGTCGCCATGGTCGCGGTACCCGCTTCTGCCGCCCAGCAGGTGACTGATGCCCTGGTGGCAGCTGGCGTCCGGGCGATTCTCAATTATGCGCCGATCGTCCTGGCTGTCCCGGAGGGCGTGCACGTACAGCACATCGATCCGGCGGCTCACCTGCAACACATGACCTATTACCTCGGTTGA
- a CDS encoding efflux RND transporter periplasmic adaptor subunit — MRRILGIVLLVIAVAAAYLLVRNSQTASTGNTATARLQTAQIVRDSVVVAVRATGVVEAARGAQLSFETGGIVADVLVEEGQFVLAGQVLARLDDTAQRIAIEQAQWGVRIAELSLRQLEAPPDPRDISAAQANVNSAWAAYVDLRDNSVTEEDIRAAELQYEQALAAWDAAEQASRDAHRSEASLAQVGAASFAAEIARLRLEQLRRGVPQESLNAALARVGQAQAQLRLLEAGPPQAQLDRAAVAVRQAQLRLQRARQAYEDTILRAPFAGVVQQVAIQAGSLVAPGGLPAMALYDLSRLLIRVRVDEIDVVNIQVGQPVELTFDALPGTVFTATVERVAATATQRDGVIGYDVLLALPDAPDEVRVGMTAAATIILDEVRDVLVVPNLFVRLDRATGQAFVNVLLPNGTLEERAIQLGAQNDSVSEVISGLEEGDTVAVDLAGGVFSLFEGS, encoded by the coding sequence ATGCGTCGGATTCTGGGGATCGTCTTGCTGGTAATTGCGGTTGCCGCCGCGTATCTGCTGGTTCGCAACAGCCAGACTGCTTCAACCGGAAATACAGCCACCGCCCGCCTGCAGACCGCGCAGATTGTCCGTGACAGTGTCGTGGTAGCAGTGCGGGCCACCGGCGTCGTGGAAGCAGCGCGCGGGGCCCAGTTGAGCTTTGAGACTGGCGGCATAGTCGCAGATGTGCTGGTGGAAGAAGGGCAGTTTGTGTTAGCCGGGCAGGTGCTGGCCCGGCTGGACGACACAGCCCAGCGCATCGCGATTGAGCAGGCCCAGTGGGGCGTGCGCATCGCGGAACTGAGCCTGCGGCAGCTTGAAGCGCCGCCTGACCCCAGGGATATCAGCGCCGCTCAGGCGAACGTCAACAGCGCCTGGGCCGCCTATGTTGACCTGCGCGACAACTCGGTCACCGAAGAGGACATCCGCGCCGCCGAGCTGCAGTATGAGCAGGCGCTGGCCGCATGGGATGCCGCTGAACAGGCCTCGCGTGACGCGCACCGTAGCGAAGCCAGCCTGGCCCAGGTGGGCGCCGCCAGCTTTGCCGCGGAAATCGCCCGGCTGCGTCTGGAGCAACTCCGCCGCGGCGTCCCACAGGAATCGCTCAATGCGGCTCTGGCGCGGGTGGGGCAGGCCCAGGCCCAGCTGCGTCTGCTGGAGGCGGGGCCGCCGCAGGCCCAGCTTGATCGGGCCGCGGTCGCCGTCCGCCAGGCCCAATTGCGGCTACAGCGCGCCCGGCAGGCCTACGAGGACACGATTCTCCGCGCCCCCTTTGCCGGTGTTGTACAGCAGGTAGCCATTCAGGCTGGCAGTCTGGTTGCGCCGGGAGGGCTGCCGGCCATGGCCCTCTACGATTTGTCGCGTCTGCTCATCCGGGTTCGGGTCGACGAGATCGATGTCGTGAACATCCAGGTTGGCCAGCCGGTAGAGCTAACCTTTGACGCGCTGCCCGGCACGGTCTTTACGGCAACTGTCGAGCGTGTGGCCGCCACAGCAACCCAGCGCGATGGAGTGATCGGCTACGATGTGCTCCTGGCGCTACCGGATGCGCCCGATGAGGTGCGGGTGGGGATGACGGCTGCAGCAACCATCATTCTGGATGAAGTGCGCGATGTGCTGGTCGTCCCCAACCTGTTCGTGCGTCTTGACCGCGCCACGGGCCAGGCTTTCGTCAACGTCCTCCTCCCTAATGGCACCCTGGAAGAACGGGCGATCCAGCTTGGCGCCCAGAACGATAGCGTGAGCGAAGTCATCTCCGGGCTGGAGGAAGGCGACACAGTCGCGGTTGACCTGGCGGGCGGCGTGTTCTCGCTATTTGAAGGCAGCTGA
- the atpC gene encoding ATP synthase F1 subunit epsilon, whose product MPIHIEVVTQERLILDEPAADMIILPGKEGVLGVLPRHTPLLTTLDIGELRIKAHGTEHVLAVYGGIVEIRPDKVVVLADMAEHAEEINLEKAEEARRTAQEMMRKGPPPDEAAIIMQELRRAELALRVRRRAQSRAGTVTLRPDDGEKT is encoded by the coding sequence ATGCCCATCCATATCGAGGTTGTGACCCAGGAACGGCTGATCCTCGACGAACCGGCCGCCGACATGATCATCCTGCCAGGCAAGGAGGGTGTCCTGGGCGTCCTGCCGCGCCACACGCCTCTGTTGACCACCCTTGACATCGGCGAGTTGCGCATCAAGGCCCATGGCACCGAGCACGTGCTGGCAGTCTACGGCGGCATCGTCGAGATCCGCCCGGACAAAGTCGTGGTGCTGGCGGATATGGCCGAACATGCCGAGGAAATCAACCTGGAAAAGGCAGAGGAAGCCCGGCGCACGGCCCAAGAAATGATGCGCAAGGGGCCGCCCCCGGATGAGGCAGCGATCATCATGCAGGAACTGCGCCGCGCCGAACTGGCGTTACGTGTCCGCCGCCGCGCCCAGTCGCGGGCGGGCACCGTGACCCTGCGCCCTGACGACGGCGAAAAAACGTAG
- a CDS encoding HlyD family efflux transporter periplasmic adaptor subunit, with translation MYRRLRNWFVIGMLAILAAAFARYRMDRGLSLLPFAQANQDATAAVETTVVERGDIIVTVSAVGTLAPIKQLYLFFPVPGKVSAIAVAEGDSVEAGQELARLDTEQLELALQDASLALELQQIAFDALTAEPREVELEAARAAVSAASAQLAAASVPPDPNMVEIARLQLELAKNQLWQNQLQRDSARQQEEQLQELLGRIPVALPSPGDLPLSLSALPSASQYEAAVTRSEYDVAIATQQLLEAQNASTNAANIAAAQAALINAQGQLARLEEGPGEIELALADAQLQAAYLAVDLARYQLEQAILRAPFSGVVAQMNLAPGEPPPSREPAIELIDPSAFTVSLAVDEMDVALLEDGQYAEITVDALPDTILTGRVTGIDRVATSAAGLVTYGVEITLDQTTAPIRAGMSATVAVVVDEARDVLRLRNRFIRLDRRTGQATVTIRRSDGTLEDVPVTLGRRNETFSEVLSGLQAGDQIVLLPRNSLSNFGF, from the coding sequence ATGTACAGGCGTCTGCGCAACTGGTTCGTTATTGGCATGCTGGCGATTCTGGCCGCCGCCTTTGCCCGCTATCGGATGGATCGCGGGCTGTCGCTGCTACCATTCGCGCAGGCCAACCAGGATGCCACAGCGGCAGTGGAAACTACCGTGGTCGAGCGCGGGGACATTATCGTCACCGTCAGCGCCGTTGGCACGCTGGCCCCGATCAAGCAGCTTTACCTGTTCTTCCCGGTGCCGGGCAAGGTCAGCGCGATCGCTGTCGCCGAGGGGGATAGCGTCGAGGCCGGGCAGGAACTGGCCCGCTTGGATACCGAACAACTGGAACTGGCGCTACAGGACGCCAGCCTGGCCCTGGAATTGCAGCAGATCGCCTTTGACGCCCTGACCGCGGAACCGCGCGAGGTGGAGCTTGAGGCTGCGCGGGCAGCGGTCTCTGCCGCCAGCGCTCAACTTGCCGCTGCCAGTGTCCCGCCCGACCCCAACATGGTGGAAATCGCCCGCCTGCAACTGGAACTGGCCAAGAACCAGCTGTGGCAGAACCAGTTGCAGCGGGACAGTGCGCGCCAGCAGGAAGAACAGCTGCAGGAACTGCTCGGTCGCATCCCTGTCGCGCTACCTTCACCGGGCGATCTGCCGCTGTCGCTATCGGCTTTGCCTTCCGCAAGCCAGTACGAGGCCGCTGTGACGCGCTCCGAGTACGATGTTGCCATCGCCACCCAGCAACTGCTCGAGGCCCAGAACGCTTCGACTAATGCCGCCAACATTGCCGCTGCGCAGGCAGCGCTGATCAACGCCCAGGGACAGCTTGCCCGCCTGGAGGAAGGCCCCGGCGAGATCGAACTGGCGCTGGCAGACGCGCAACTGCAAGCTGCCTACCTGGCGGTAGACCTGGCCCGTTATCAGCTGGAGCAGGCCATCCTGCGGGCGCCTTTCAGCGGCGTAGTCGCGCAGATGAACCTGGCGCCGGGCGAGCCGCCGCCCAGCCGCGAACCGGCAATCGAACTGATCGATCCCTCAGCGTTTACTGTCAGCCTCGCCGTCGATGAAATGGATGTCGCCCTGCTGGAAGATGGCCAGTATGCGGAGATCACGGTGGATGCGCTGCCCGATACCATCCTGACTGGCCGGGTGACCGGGATCGATCGGGTGGCAACCAGCGCTGCCGGTCTGGTGACCTACGGCGTAGAGATCACGCTCGACCAGACTACCGCCCCAATCCGCGCCGGGATGAGTGCAACAGTGGCCGTGGTCGTCGATGAAGCCCGCGATGTACTGCGGCTGCGCAACCGTTTCATCCGGCTGGATCGGCGTACAGGACAGGCCACAGTCACCATCAGACGCAGCGACGGTACACTGGAAGATGTACCGGTGACCCTGGGCCGGCGTAACGAGACCTTTAGCGAGGTTCTCAGTGGTTTGCAGGCCGGCGACCAGATCGTTCTACTGCCGCGTAACAGCCTGAGTAACTTTGGCTTTTAG
- a CDS encoding FtsX-like permease family protein, protein MNLLESVRLAVEALLANKLRSALTMLGIVIGVGAVIALVSFGQGVEQYITRQFQSLGANLLFVFSSTPPGGGPGDVKALTMADASALANPLLAPSVLRVSPQYDVFAVVAAGRNNSAMNVSGVTPVYQDVRGWYPQYGRFIEETDILTSARVAILGASTAADLFGPGIDPVGQTIRINTLPFRVVGLMEQRPSSGFADENDVVFVPISTAQTRLTRAPMRDGSYRVAFITVQAVSEGRMDTAADEISRILVERHGIQYRDQEDFTVLSQNDLLSVVGEITGLLTIFLAVIAGVSLLVGGIGIMNIMLVTVTERTREIGLRKAVGARYGDILLQFLIESVVLTVTGGLIGIGLGFLAATIGSALIPDLTLTVTVGAILLATTVSTVIGLFFGIYPASRAAALNPIDALRYE, encoded by the coding sequence ATGAACCTGCTGGAAAGCGTCCGGCTGGCCGTAGAGGCCCTGTTGGCCAACAAGCTGCGCTCCGCCTTGACCATGCTTGGCATCGTGATCGGCGTTGGCGCGGTCATCGCTCTGGTCAGTTTTGGCCAGGGCGTGGAGCAGTATATCACCCGGCAGTTTCAGTCGCTGGGTGCTAACCTGCTTTTTGTCTTCTCCTCCACACCTCCGGGAGGTGGGCCGGGCGACGTCAAGGCCCTGACCATGGCTGACGCCAGCGCGCTGGCCAACCCCCTGCTGGCACCCAGCGTGTTGCGGGTCTCCCCGCAGTACGATGTCTTCGCGGTGGTTGCTGCTGGCCGCAACAACAGCGCGATGAACGTCTCCGGCGTTACACCGGTGTACCAGGATGTGCGTGGCTGGTATCCGCAGTACGGACGCTTTATCGAAGAAACCGATATCCTGACCAGCGCCCGTGTAGCTATACTGGGCGCGTCGACGGCAGCTGACCTCTTCGGGCCAGGTATCGATCCGGTTGGGCAGACCATCCGCATCAACACCCTGCCCTTCCGTGTCGTCGGGCTGATGGAGCAGCGCCCCAGTTCTGGCTTCGCCGATGAAAACGATGTCGTTTTCGTGCCGATCAGTACCGCCCAGACCCGCCTGACACGGGCGCCAATGCGCGACGGCAGCTACCGGGTTGCCTTCATCACGGTTCAGGCGGTCTCCGAAGGACGCATGGATACCGCCGCTGACGAAATCTCTCGCATTCTGGTGGAACGGCACGGCATCCAATACCGCGACCAGGAAGATTTCACCGTGCTTTCGCAGAACGATCTGCTATCAGTGGTGGGCGAGATCACGGGTCTGCTGACGATCTTCCTGGCTGTCATCGCAGGCGTTTCCCTGCTAGTGGGCGGGATCGGGATCATGAACATCATGCTGGTGACAGTCACAGAGCGCACCAGAGAAATCGGTCTGCGCAAAGCCGTCGGCGCACGTTACGGCGACATCCTGCTCCAGTTCCTGATCGAAAGCGTGGTGCTGACGGTGACCGGTGGTTTGATCGGGATAGGGCTGGGCTTCCTGGCGGCAACGATTGGCTCGGCGTTGATTCCTGACCTGACGCTGACGGTGACAGTCGGCGCGATTCTCCTGGCTACCACGGTTTCCACCGTGATCGGGTTGTTCTTCGGAATTTACCCGGCCAGCCGGGCCGCTGCGCTCAACCCGATCGACGCTCTACGATACGAATAG
- a CDS encoding rod shape-determining protein translates to MFAKRLGVDLGTTNVLIYENERIVLQEPSLVALTVEEEPPLVVAIGQEARDMWGRTPENIEVVRPLRDGVIADYEVTEAMLRYFFDKVLGRVRLFKPVVGISVPYGVTSVERRAVHEAAIQAGAREATLIPEPLAAAIGAGLPVNTPAGNMVLSLGGGISQAGVIAMNGIVVADSVRVGGGRLDEAIIAYIRRKYSLVIGAPTAESVKIQIGAAVDLPQEMTMEIQGRDQVGGLPRTITVSTGEVVEAIQEPLTEIAQVVRTVLERTPPELASDIIDRGIMLTGGGALLRGIDQYLTQHTGVPAYRAENPIVATAVGAGRALNNLALLRTLPQGF, encoded by the coding sequence ATGTTTGCAAAGCGACTGGGCGTCGACCTGGGGACGACCAACGTCTTGATTTACGAGAATGAGCGTATCGTGCTGCAGGAGCCGTCCCTGGTCGCTCTAACGGTGGAGGAAGAGCCGCCGCTGGTGGTCGCTATCGGGCAGGAAGCGCGCGACATGTGGGGGCGCACGCCAGAAAACATCGAGGTCGTCCGTCCGCTGCGCGACGGTGTGATCGCCGATTATGAAGTCACCGAAGCCATGCTGCGCTACTTCTTCGACAAGGTACTGGGCCGGGTACGCCTGTTCAAGCCGGTCGTCGGGATCAGCGTGCCATATGGGGTGACCAGTGTCGAGCGCCGTGCGGTGCACGAAGCCGCAATTCAGGCCGGCGCGCGGGAAGCCACGCTGATTCCAGAGCCACTGGCAGCCGCGATCGGCGCCGGGCTACCCGTTAACACCCCAGCTGGGAACATGGTCCTCAGCCTGGGAGGTGGGATCAGCCAGGCGGGTGTCATTGCCATGAACGGCATCGTGGTAGCCGATAGCGTCCGGGTCGGCGGCGGACGATTGGATGAAGCCATCATCGCTTACATCCGGCGCAAGTACAGCCTGGTCATCGGCGCACCAACCGCCGAATCGGTCAAGATCCAGATCGGCGCAGCAGTAGACCTGCCGCAGGAAATGACGATGGAAATCCAGGGACGGGATCAGGTGGGCGGCTTGCCGCGCACCATCACCGTCTCAACTGGCGAGGTAGTCGAGGCCATTCAGGAGCCGCTGACGGAGATCGCCCAGGTGGTGCGTACGGTGCTGGAACGCACTCCGCCGGAACTGGCCTCTGACATCATTGACCGGGGAATCATGCTGACCGGCGGCGGCGCATTGCTGCGCGGCATTGACCAGTATCTGACGCAGCATACCGGCGTCCCGGCTTACCGGGCTGAAAACCCGATCGTGGCGACAGCGGTTGGGGCCGGGCGCGCCCTGAACAACCTGGCCCTGCTGCGGACCCTGCCCCAGGGATTCTAA
- a CDS encoding ABC transporter ATP-binding protein encodes MFRGDGRQKITEYEIPRDAQGRLAIIDIRDVTKIYQMGNIEVRALQGITLQIFEGEFVAIMGPSGSGKSTLMNILGALDQPTSGKYYLAGKDVSQADDRQLAAIRNEMIGFVFQNFNLLKRTSALRQVELPLIYASKPGNRRERARAALEAVGLGARLHHLPSELSGGQQQRVAIARALVTEPKIILADEPTGNLDTKSGIEVLRIFQQLNRERGMTTVFVTHDPFVARHTERVIMLRDGRIIADRAVSQPLIAGEAERPSEMAELEDIFRETYDAPAEEFT; translated from the coding sequence ATGTTCAGAGGTGACGGCCGGCAGAAGATTACTGAATACGAAATCCCGCGGGATGCCCAGGGCAGACTGGCGATCATCGACATCCGCGACGTAACCAAAATCTATCAGATGGGCAACATCGAAGTCCGTGCCCTGCAGGGAATCACGCTCCAGATCTTCGAAGGGGAATTCGTCGCCATCATGGGGCCGTCGGGGTCCGGCAAGAGCACATTGATGAACATCCTTGGCGCCCTCGATCAGCCAACTTCCGGCAAGTACTACCTGGCCGGGAAAGACGTCAGCCAGGCGGATGATCGCCAGCTGGCGGCCATCCGCAACGAGATGATCGGCTTTGTCTTTCAGAACTTCAACCTGCTCAAACGTACATCCGCCCTGCGTCAGGTAGAACTGCCGCTGATCTACGCCTCCAAACCGGGTAACCGCCGGGAACGGGCCAGGGCCGCGCTGGAGGCCGTAGGACTGGGCGCGCGTCTGCACCACCTGCCCAGCGAGCTTTCCGGCGGCCAGCAGCAGCGCGTGGCCATCGCTCGCGCCCTGGTGACCGAACCGAAGATAATCCTGGCCGACGAGCCAACCGGCAATCTGGATACCAAGAGCGGCATAGAAGTGCTGCGCATCTTTCAACAGCTTAACCGCGAGCGTGGTATGACCACCGTCTTTGTGACGCACGACCCGTTTGTGGCCCGCCACACCGAGCGGGTAATTATGTTGCGGGACGGCAGGATCATCGCCGACCGGGCCGTGAGCCAGCCGCTGATCGCCGGGGAAGCGGAACGCCCATCCGAAATGGCCGAACTGGAAGATATCTTCCGCGAAACCTATGACGCGCCGGCGGAGGAATTCACATAA
- a CDS encoding FtsX-like permease family protein — translation MQRIVESLRIALSGLAANRLRTGLTTLGIAIGVAAVIVLVSLGQAVQLFVEEQFLGIGTNLVFVVPESVVSTGGAASGGPPDMSRLTTASSLTEKDVAALSDPFRVPEAVMVVPELRLTRTASYANLQTRGRIRATTPEYLAIRNRRVILGRFFDDRDMLAGARVAVLGQTTVRNLFPEDVLPIGETFRLGEVPFRVIGIMEAYGGASFGDEDDVIFIPITTAQQRLQSGRTLSGEYPVSQIFVQAASDKRIDTLVAQITQTLREEHRISFRDEDDFVVLTQADLLQSFGAITALLTVFLGVIAGISLLVGGIGIMNIMLVTVTERTREIGLRKAVGARQRDILAQFLVESVMLAAVGGAAGLAVAALGTALVGALLPDLKATVSISGVLLATTISALIGIFFGLYPARRASRLNPIDALRFE, via the coding sequence ATGCAGCGGATTGTGGAAAGCCTCCGAATTGCGCTCAGCGGGCTGGCTGCCAACCGTCTGCGGACGGGGCTGACCACTCTGGGTATCGCTATTGGCGTGGCAGCGGTTATTGTGCTGGTATCGTTGGGGCAGGCTGTCCAACTGTTTGTGGAAGAGCAATTCCTGGGAATCGGCACGAACCTGGTCTTCGTGGTGCCGGAATCAGTGGTCAGCACGGGCGGCGCGGCCAGCGGCGGCCCGCCGGATATGAGCCGTCTGACTACGGCTTCCTCACTGACCGAGAAAGATGTCGCGGCACTTTCCGATCCGTTCCGCGTACCTGAGGCGGTCATGGTCGTCCCCGAACTGCGGCTTACCCGGACGGCCTCCTACGCCAACCTGCAGACACGCGGGCGCATCCGCGCCACGACACCGGAATACCTGGCCATCCGCAACCGGCGGGTGATCCTGGGTCGCTTCTTTGACGATCGCGATATGCTGGCTGGTGCACGGGTGGCCGTGCTCGGCCAGACCACAGTCCGCAACCTGTTCCCGGAAGACGTCCTGCCCATCGGTGAGACTTTCCGGCTGGGAGAAGTGCCATTCCGGGTCATCGGCATCATGGAGGCCTATGGTGGCGCTTCCTTCGGCGATGAAGATGACGTAATCTTCATCCCTATCACCACGGCCCAGCAGCGGCTGCAGAGTGGCCGGACGCTGAGCGGGGAATATCCTGTATCGCAGATTTTTGTGCAGGCAGCCAGCGACAAGCGTATCGACACCCTGGTGGCGCAGATCACCCAGACTCTGCGCGAAGAACACAGGATCAGCTTTCGAGATGAGGATGATTTTGTCGTGCTGACCCAGGCTGACCTGCTGCAGAGCTTCGGCGCGATCACAGCGCTGCTGACCGTCTTCCTGGGGGTAATAGCTGGTATCTCGCTGCTGGTGGGCGGCATCGGCATCATGAACATTATGCTGGTTACCGTCACCGAGCGGACGCGGGAGATCGGTCTGCGTAAAGCTGTCGGCGCCCGGCAACGCGACATTCTGGCGCAGTTTCTGGTGGAAAGCGTCATGCTGGCGGCAGTCGGCGGGGCGGCAGGGCTGGCTGTGGCCGCGCTGGGCACGGCTCTGGTGGGCGCGCTGCTGCCAGACCTCAAGGCCACAGTCAGCATCAGCGGCGTGCTGCTGGCTACCACAATCTCGGCCTTGATCGGGATATTCTTCGGGCTGTATCCGGCCCGCCGGGCCTCCCGCCTGAACCCGATCGATGCCCTGCGCTTTGAATAG